TCACTGATTGTTCAGAAAGCATATGACACAATATCATCGATGCTGTCTCTTCCAGTGAAATCAATGACAAGACATCTTTTGGCTGTTGATGAGGCAGTTCCTCTATACTCTGTTCGTGATACATTTCTCATGTGTATGCTTTCATCGGTCATAGTTGGTCTTCGGCCTCAAACACCTGTACCAGATATGCTGATGATGATTAATCTCTTTACGGTCTTCCTACTGAAAGGACAAATTCCAGCTGCCCATGCATTAGCTTCTATTTTCAACAAAAACCTACACAATTCGGAATTCTCACATGAGAATAAACTGGATAAAGTGATTGATACTATTCTTGAGAGGTGTTTCTCAACAATATCAGTGCGAAGCAATATGAAGACATCTCTCTCTTGTGCTGGCCGTTCAGATGATGCTAATTGCTCAGAGATCTTGTCTGGAAGCATTGAATCAAAGGACGATATCATCTCTGGCTTGGCCTGGCTTGGCAAGGGATTGCTTATGAGAGGAGATGAAAAGGTGAAGGATGTTTCACTGTTTCTTCTTAAATGTCTATGCTCAGATCAGAGTTTGGCTGGCATTTCATCCCATCAGGAAGAACATGGTATCAGTGATTCATCATATGCTTCTCTTGCAACATCTGCAGCTGATGCATTCCATGTGATGATGAGTGATTCAGAAGTTTGCCTGAATAAGAAGTTTCATGCAAGAATAAAACCACTATATAAGCAGCGTTTCTTCTCAATATTGATGCCAATTTTTCTCTCTAAAATCAAGGAATCTACTGTGATGACTACAAAGTAAGTGTCTACATTCGTACTGCTTTCCTTATGGTCTGTGCTGAAACAAGTGACACGGCTGCATCATTTGTCATACAAAAATGATACATAGTTAACTTCAGGCATAACAATCCAAAATGGACTGAAGTAAAAGAGACTTTTATGCCTATTTCTTTTATCTGGGGAAGGCATTTCTGTTGACAAATTAGTTGGGTACTGTAATTTTATAGCCTAAGGACTAATTAGCATAAGCGTCATTAACTATGTATAAATTTCATGCCTGTTCTCATAAAATGTCTTCATCATGAGTTTATGCCTAAAAAGTGCTCTTTTTGTTTCTGGATTTAAGTTATGATATTGCCTGGCAGTGGCCTTATTAATTAGAAAATTGATTCCTATATATATGGAGCCTTTTACAAATGTTATATTCTTCGAAGTTACTGAGAAAAATATCATTCTCTGCAGATTGGTTTTGTATCGAGCTTTTGGGCATATCATTTCCAATGCTCCAGTACCAGCAGTTATAACAGAAGCCCATCGGGTTAGTTCTTGATTATGATCCATACTATTACATGTGCAATATTAATATTAGCATGGACATCCTTTGTTGGATCATACATCCAGACCATGTTAAATTGCTAATCAACCCATTGTTTTGTTCCCCCTTTTTATTTCAGATTCTACTTGTGATGGTTGATAGCATAGCTAAATTAAGTCAGGATGTTAAGGATAAAGATCTAGTGTATAGTATATTGCTCGTCTTATCTGGAATGCTGATGGATGAAAAAGGTGAGATCATTtattgctctgttttatatacattttcattttttgttgTCACTGCTGCAAACTTGATGCACATTATTCGATCTAGTTGCTAACTTATCAGTATCATTTTTCCTATGCAGGCAAAGAATGCATTGTGGAGAACATCCACATCATTGTCAGTGTCCTTACGCAGCTCGTTTCGTATCCTCACATGATGGTACCTTTGTGTTATTTGCATTAACCATTCAATACTAACCGTGCATTTGTTCTGTTTATGGCTCAACATGTCTCACAACCTTTTCTTATTGCCCTTCCTTTAGGTTGTTCGAGAGACAGCCTTACAATGTTTAGTTGCCATGTCTAGTCTTCCTCACTCAAAAATTTATCGCATGCGACCACAGGTAATTCTGATTgtaacttatttggaaaaatatGCATGCAATAGTCTGTAGTATCCTCTTTGGAAAAATATGCAGCCGATATGGTCTGGAGTAGGCATAATGTTGTCAACTGTTAATATACTTGTACTATACTATGGGCCTTGGCTCATGGATAGTTGTCTCCTTATTGGCAGGAGATAATAAGGTGTCATGCTTCAGGTCTTCAGCTGCACATTTTTAGTACAAATAGATAAATGCATTTAATACAACTTACCTTTATTTGCTTAGTTCATATTTTTTAGTTCAGATGAATTTGTTAGACGCAAATAGAAGTTATTAAATTGAAAACACTTATATGACAAAGGCATGCTCTTGCAGATCCTACAAGCTGCAATCAAGGCTCTTGATGATAAGAAAAGGAGAGTTCGCCAAGAGGCTGTTCGTTGTCGACAAACATGGTATGAAAACCTTTATCATCTTTGGAGCCAAGGACCTGGTCTTATGATTTTTCCCTTCATTTTGCTGCAGGCAATCATTTGCTTAAAGATAGTGTTTCTGCTATGATGGTATCATTCGGGTTCGGAATTGCTTACTAGGCCATCCTGTTGGCCGTTGATGAGGTAGAAGATATCTTGATTGGTATGTCATGCTACCATTTTGGGTCATTCCAACGGCTCAAACCTCTTTATCTCCTTACCTTCCCAGGTTAATTAGCTGTCAGCTTGATGCACATACACAGGCTTGGTGTCCTGTTGCGTAAGGTGAGGACTGTACAGCTCGACGCACCTTGAAACCTGTTGTTCATCCGGTGGCTGTTGAGTTCTGGATTGGAGATATGAACCCTAGGAAACAGTGGACAATGACTTATGACTTGTGCCAAGAGCTTCTGGGGGACAATCTGCTCACCTGCATTTCAATCCCTTTGTAGTCCCCCTTGATCACAAATCATCCTCATTCGATGACTACAATGCAACTTAGCTGGACGTTGCAATCCCGTGCCCTCAAATTTATCGCGTGCTCCTTAACTGTGGTAGGATAATACTATCATGATATCACCTCAGTGAAAGATAAGTTCAAACCAAGTTCTCTGCATATTTTTGCCAGTGCAGTAGCTAAATTTTCCCTCTTTCGTTAGATTGTATTCTGTGCAAATACTGTTCTTCCTGGAATGGCTGATCTCCCTGCCGAATACTGTTGTAAGAGCTAAGAGACGCCTCACATACAACGCATCTACCAAATTATGTTTGCCAACATCATAAACAGTTGCAGCATGTAAGCCAcgtacattattattattactgtAATGGTTCATATTTACCTCAAATTCATGGCTAATACATTGGAATGCAATACGATAACTACATATGTTTTCCCTATAAAGAGTTATAGTTACTGGCTGCTGCTTTTCAGCAGGGTAACAACTACTAGTAACAAACTCTAGAGATATATTCTATGAATCTGAAGCGTCGAGTGCAGTGAAAATGGCAATGAAGATGTTGACGGTGTCAAGGTAGAGCGAGATGGCAGCCGTGACGTACTCATCGTAGGCGTGCCTCTTGATCAGATTGTCCGTGTCGTAGATGATGAAGCCGGAGAACACCAGCGCCGCCACGCACCCGTACACCGTCGTCGCCACTTTCCCCGTTGGCACCAACATCTGTGCACGACCAAACAAATGTCATTGAgaaatcaaaatcaaatcaaatattCAGGATGTCGGAGACGAAAATGACGGAGTTCGAAATCAAATCTAATATTCAGGATGTCGGAGACGAAAATGGTTAGTTTTTGCGATCGATATGCAGCTGTTTGGTTGTTGGTATGAGACCTGGATGAGACCGtagaggacgaggacgaggaaggCCGCGACCAAGAAGGGGCGGAGGAAGCTGAAGTCATGGCCTCTCTTGGCCGCCCAGAATGTGTAGAGCGTCAGGCCGAACACCAGCCCGAACGTTAGGGATGCCGCTTCGATTATAGCAATGCCGGCTTGGTAGTttcaaggaagaaaaaaaaataagaagaagAGAATATTAATTTCAAGATGGATGCAAGGTTAATATCCGTTTGGAATACCCGCTTCAGTTACAATCATACTgtagttaaatttaaaagttttccATTAAAAAATTGTGACGGTTTTTTAGATAGCTTATAACAATGCCGGCTTAGTTTCAAGGAAGgggaaaggaaaagagagaatatTAATTTTAAGATGGATGCAAGTCCGTTTGGAATGCAATAatttgatagaaaattttgTAGGGAACACAAATATGTACCTTTGGAAGAGAGGCAGCCCAGGCCAATGGCGCAGCTCATGCAAATGGTGAACAATGCTAGAAGGATGAGGTTGATCGGATGCTTCTTACGGAGAAACATCGTCGGCAGCATAACTGCTCCATATTGTCACCCATCAGCACAATATAATTATCGTTAATCCAACAGTTAATCATACTATAACGTGGCATTATATGTATTAGATGTGTTAATTAGCGCTGCATGAAATTAATGTGGGTCAGTCGTCACCGATGAGGGGGGCGACGATGACGAGCACGAAGGCGGCGAGCGACGCCGGCGTGCgggcgaggaagaagcggcggatGGCCGGGACGGagtagacggcggcggcgatggcgacggtcaCCACCAGCTGCGTCGCCACGATCGCGTACACCTTGCGGATGAACGCCCACCGGAGCTCCGGCCTCTCGATCATGTACGTGCACGCCACGCCGGCGACGCctaccgccggcggcggcggcgggaagctgctgccgccggcggccggcgcctccACGTCGTGGTGGTTGTGCTTGCCCATATCGCCGCCGCAAACCAGTGACGCGCATGCACTTGCAACACTTGGTCGGTGGAGAGGACAACGGAGAGATGGCGGGAGTGGCAGATGCCACGTGGCACTATACCCCCTCTTTTCTATTGCAGGATCAAAATTTATGGCTGCCAAAGAATTTCAAGGATGAATTTACAGGATCAAAATTGCTCAGAATTGAGCAgtaaatttagttaaaaaaaagggTTAAAACAATGGTAAAAAGAGAGAAGCAATTCCATTCATCCAAAGGTAAACCAagccatccatgatccatccgtCCACCATACATCAAGCAAATTAACCCAAATCCAACATCACCTCCATATCCATATAGAATCTAAATTTGTTCGCATTTCCTACGTAGATAAGATCACTAGGTTGAACACAGCATGATAAAAGACCATCCTACTTGTGGCATCTATACAATTGTTGTTTTTGGGTACGCGACTCATGATAAAGGCAGAGCATTTTCACATTCACTGATGAAAACGTATATGAACACGATGTGACGCGATGCGAGGAACTCAGTCGGCTGCCCTGAAGAGGGTCatgagggagaggaagaggttgATGACGTCGAGGTAGAGGGAGACGGCGGCCCAGACGTACTGGTCGTAGGTGTAGCGCTTGATGATGTTGTCCGTGTCGTAGACGATGTAGCCACTGAAGATGAGCGACGCGATCCCGCCATAGATCATCTGGGAGATCCTGCCCAGCGGGAATAGGATCTGCAAACGGCAAGTTTCGAATCAGCCACCGAGTTTGTCAAGAACAAGATGAGGTGCACAGGAGATCAAGAGAGTGTAATGCTGCATCTTTTGACCTGAATGAACGCAAACACGAGCAGCACAATGAGGGAGGCGAAGAGGAAAGGGCCAAGGAAGCTGAAGTCACGGCCCCTCTTTGCAGCCCAGAATGTGTAGGCAGTCAGGCTAAACACAACAACTGTTGTAAGAATTGCAGACTCCAGAATGACCTTGCCTGTTAAAACAGCATAATATATTAGTGACCACCTGATCTTttacaaccaaaaaaaaaaagcaactccGGGACAGAAACAGAGTACTGAGCAAAGATAGGAATATAGCATATGAAGAGTAAACATCATTATCTACTaaaatatctataaaaaatGTTGCATGCAATGCTTTGTACATACATCTGCTGTTTACATGAACAACTTTTAACCACCACTAGAACACGGGCATATTATAATATGGTACACATCATCAAAGAAACTAGTTCAATAACATTTATAGATGTATAAGATACTAGTGCCTTCCAACGGATAGCAGACAGGTCGCAATGTTCCAAGAAATACTACTCAGATAGACATAGCATGCATTCCATCTCAATTTAATCAAATGATATTAAGATAAGAGTATTTTTCGATCTCATGTGAAAAACCTTTTTTATTATCAGTTTTAGGTTAGTACTGCAACCTAAAGTCCTAAACAATAACCTTACAAAAACTATGCACAAGATATTCTTTGGACCCAAACCACACATCATACTCAAATTAGTACTGTCACAAGATGGCATTATATAGAAGATTCGAACAGTGACAGGGTAAATAGTAAATAGCTTTAGAAATAGGTTCCAGATAATAGTCTATGGAAGATTCTATTCATTTGCATGTCTACAAAAGAAAAGTTAAACATGCTCAAGCCTCAACATTACAAAAGGCAAAAGGAGCCAACATTAATAAACTAACCTAACGTGCAAGCTGATTGTATTCCGAATACTTTTATAAGATTAAGAAACTAAGAAATGCCAAAAGGGGAAGATATTCCAAATGCTTATGACTCGACAAGCATATATTAAAGTGACAACAACCTGGCCTTACACAAAGACCAGGCAAAATGTGCATTCCGACAATGTCTCCGAAACTTCCTATGTAGCCCCACCATAAGCATATTCTTAGCAAACTTAACACGGCGAAAGCAAGAAACTAAATGCAAACGGACATCGATATTTCAAGAGAACTAGTCATGAAACACAAACGGGTGTAAAAATTGTGAACActagaaacaaaacaaaaaaaaaatgatggcgAGATCGATGATCAGTTACCACTGGTGAAGGCGCATGTCATCCCAACCGCGAAGCTGATGGCGACGGTGAAGAGACCGAGCAGGATCAGGTTGACCGGGTGCTTCTGGTGGTAGTAGTACAGCGGGCAGAGCACTGCACACCAAACCAATCAACCATTCTTATTCAGAACAAACAATTGCAATCCACACAGtagaacacacacacacaaataaaaaacaatCTAATTCTAGTGGTGAAAACTAGGTCAAATTAGCCATTATTAGGAGTATGTGCGAAAATACACCACGCACCCACCACCCCACCATCCACGAACCCATCGCTTTGCCTGGACGCAAAGGCATCAATACGTGCACGCACGAACACACACAACACGCAAACCCAGCGCAGTTGATCATCCCACTAAACTTCACTACACATTTTTTGCAGGGGAACACATATTTCCAGTGGAATTTGGGGGGATCCGATTCGAAATCTAAACCGTACGCAACGCAGCAGAATCGAACTGATTCGAATTCTTCCCCCATTTTCcttcgcaagaaaaaaaaaacaccatcgaAACCCTAAAAAATTGAAACAACCATGTGAAGAACGGGGAACTCACCgatgaaggggaggatgatgaggaagatGTAGAGGCCGAGGCCGGCGTGGGAGGAGACGAAGAAGTGGGAGATGGCGCGGaccttgacgacgacggcggcgacggcggcggtgaggaggagcTGCATGGAGAGGATGACGTAGATCTTCCGGATGAGCGCCCACCGCATCTCCGGCGGCTCCGTCATCCCCGGGTAGAGCTCCCTCGCCCCGCCCGAGGTCCCCGCCTCGACGTCCCCGCCCTTCTCGTACCGGAACATCtcgccccctctcctctctcccaacTCACCCCCACTTCTcctctagggctagctcttccccgcggcggcggcggcggcggcggcgcgaggagacgacgaggcggcgcaaCGGAACggagacgaagacgacgactcgAACGACTTCCCGTGTGAGATagactagtagtactagtacgtaTCCTCCTTTATAGGGAGAGAATGACCCGTGGGAGAaagctcgctgacaggtggggcccgaaACGTTGGGTGGTCCACATGTCGGTGACGGTGAGTGGAGTTGTAACGGTAGCATCAAAGCGGTTTTTATTTTCCCCGAATGGTTTTCGAATTTTGGGGAGGGGGATGGTGGGGCCGGGGAGGCGGTGGGGCCCGGACAGCTGTGAGACGGGGTGCGGTGAGGTGGCGTCTCTCGGGTAAGGTAGGTGCACCGGATCCTTCTGGACCGAGTCCACCGCGTGTGTGAGCGCGTGCGTTGAGCGGACGCGTACGAGGGTTGTCGACAAATGGAGATATATTAGCCCATCTGGCCCATGTAGCCCAGTTGCGTCTTGTTTGGATACGGCCCCATACACGTGCTTGGGCTGGCATTTGGGCCTATCTAAAGGAAACGTTTTTGCTCTTCAATTTTGTGGACAAATTAAGTAATAATgccttgaaaagaaaatatttcatttctcaaaaatatatatttttcatcaacACATAGATACACATGCATAATTGTAACTCTCGACCCTTGTAGATGTAGCTATACACTCACAACAGGAACAGATCCAACGTGGATACTGGTGGGACTCATCACTCAAGTCTTCTTCTACCTCGCTAGATCATTATTGAGAGAAGATGataaaggaggaagaagagagagaaggaagagcgTGTGTGCGTGGGGAGGAGGATATAAGCTCTCCCTCTATTAGAATTCTGGATCCGCACTTGGCTCACGATGATGATTCCAAAGTTCAAAGTGGAACAAACCGCAAGAGTCAGGGCGAAGGCCTTCGTCAAGAAAATGTTGAGGTAATCACACCAGCCACAAGAACCTGTGGGACTAGTGCAAGAAGGACAACCACCTTGGCGGAGTGCCTACGGGCGAGCCATGTGGCAGTGGTTGCCAGAATCAACCCCGTCATAAGAAATACGACGAGGATGATGTAGTAACCCTCTTGGTGATGATTGAATACTCCTTTCAGGAAATGAGAGAGCATTGCTGCAGTAGCAGAGGCAGCCGTGAGAACACCTCTTTCCAACAGCTTCGTTTTAGTATCGGATTCCTCGTCTGTTAATCCCTGTCTAACACCATTGTCGTCAACCATTGTGTTCTGGCCAGCATCGAGCGAAATAGTGACAATCACATGCCTCGGAGTAGGAGCTTCAGTTCTGTTGGATAATGGCAGTAAAACATTGTTACCGGCAACATTGCCTGATGTCATTTCCTCGTTGCTGGTGTCTGGTTGGATGGATTTCGTCAAGGCAACCTGTGCTTGTGCTTCCATGGTTGCAGGGCTGTTCGTTTCAGCCATCACTCTTTAAAGTAGGATTTTGTTGCCCTGTGTCCTGTGGGCAATGCAAAAGAAGACCAAATGTCATTGAGGATGCACGGTGTTTTTGAAATTGTAACTGAAATGGGAGTTGCTTAAACAAACAAGTCAGGTAACAATTAATTGGCAATTCTAAATGTAATTAAATTTTGAAAAGGATAAAATAATACTACGATTAATGAGTGCCCCTAGCTAGGAGGTGTGATCCAATTCTATTAGAGAgatcac
The window above is part of the Oryza sativa Japonica Group chromosome 7, ASM3414082v1 genome. Proteins encoded here:
- the LOC4342545 gene encoding protein LIFEGUARD 2 translates to MGKHNHHDVEAPAAGGSSFPPPPPAVGVAGVACTYMIERPELRWAFIRKVYAIVATQLVVTVAIAAAVYSVPAIRRFFLARTPASLAAFVLVIVAPLIVMLPTMFLRKKHPINLILLALFTICMSCAIGLGCLSSKAGIAIIEAASLTFGLVFGLTLYTFWAAKRGHDFSFLRPFLVAAFLVLVLYGLIQMLVPTGKVATTVYGCVAALVFSGFIIYDTDNLIKRHAYDEYVTAAISLYLDTVNIFIAIFTALDASDS
- the LOC4342546 gene encoding protein LIFEGUARD 4, with the protein product MFRYEKGGDVEAGTSGGARELYPGMTEPPEMRWALIRKIYVILSMQLLLTAAVAAVVVKVRAISHFFVSSHAGLGLYIFLIILPFIVLCPLYYYHQKHPVNLILLGLFTVAISFAVGMTCAFTSGKVILESAILTTVVVFSLTAYTFWAAKRGRDFSFLGPFLFASLIVLLVFAFIQILFPLGRISQMIYGGIASLIFSGYIVYDTDNIIKRYTYDQYVWAAVSLYLDVINLFLSLMTLFRAAD